Proteins encoded in a region of the Paenibacillus pedocola genome:
- a CDS encoding MaoC family dehydratase: protein MRFHEFHNGQVFITKSLSITKENITSFAAEFDPQYMHLDEEKAKQGRFNGIIASGIQTLAVTFKLWVETGSYGDDVIAGTAMNNIRFIKPVFPGDELHTIVEVIDVIEKKNENGIVTVRLSTFNQSDEKVFEGELSVLVRK from the coding sequence ATGCGGTTTCATGAATTTCATAACGGACAAGTGTTTATAACGAAGTCTTTATCCATAACAAAAGAGAATATTACAAGCTTCGCTGCCGAGTTTGATCCGCAATATATGCATTTGGATGAAGAGAAAGCCAAGCAGGGTAGATTTAACGGTATCATTGCCTCCGGAATTCAGACCCTTGCGGTTACATTCAAACTATGGGTGGAAACGGGCAGCTATGGTGACGATGTTATTGCCGGAACGGCGATGAATAACATTAGATTTATTAAGCCGGTGTTCCCGGGAGATGAATTACATACGATAGTTGAAGTCATAGATGTAATAGAGAAGAAGAATGAGAACGGGATCGTGACGGTTCGGCTCTCGACCTTCAATCAATCCGATGAAAAAGTATTTGAAGGGGAATTATCGGTTCTGGTAAGAAAGTAA
- a CDS encoding YeiH family protein gives MHIQLFQHINKFQQLNNNKLERKLARVRGFSEGLLLTLLLAVAAKYIAQLPFLSIMGQLVLAILLGIVLRAVAGAPSRAVAGIQFSSKKLLRAGIILLGLRLNIYAIVEAGPKVLLIAIIHIVFTLLAVYGLCRWMKIDRRLGILTACGTAICGAAAVAAISPQIKASDNETAVSAATVAILGTIFTLIYVAAYPWLGLSEAGYGIFAGATLHEVAHVIAASAPVGQQAADLAVIVKLTRVALLAPVALGFGVWEARRERKQAGQRGVRTGSVTGEKGAHTKLPVPWFIGGFLLMSGVNTLGWIPEKVTADLLVLAYLLLAMAMAGLGLGIDLKTFGRMGRKPFIAGLTGSLLLSMLGFLLIHVLGVA, from the coding sequence ATGCATATTCAATTATTTCAGCACATTAATAAATTCCAACAGCTCAACAATAACAAGCTTGAACGGAAGCTGGCCAGAGTCCGCGGATTCAGTGAAGGTCTGCTGCTTACCCTGTTGCTGGCGGTTGCCGCCAAATATATAGCCCAGCTTCCTTTTCTCAGCATTATGGGCCAGCTTGTACTGGCAATCCTGCTGGGAATTGTGCTCCGTGCAGTAGCTGGTGCGCCCAGCAGAGCGGTGGCAGGTATACAATTCTCCAGCAAAAAACTGCTCAGAGCCGGTATTATTCTGCTTGGCTTACGGCTGAATATATACGCCATCGTAGAGGCAGGTCCCAAAGTGCTTCTGATTGCCATAATCCATATTGTCTTTACACTTCTTGCTGTTTACGGGTTATGCAGATGGATGAAAATAGACCGGAGACTTGGCATTCTGACTGCGTGTGGAACTGCAATTTGCGGAGCGGCTGCTGTAGCGGCTATTTCCCCCCAGATCAAGGCAAGTGACAATGAAACGGCAGTGAGCGCTGCAACAGTGGCGATTCTGGGTACGATTTTCACACTGATCTATGTCGCGGCGTATCCGTGGCTTGGACTCAGCGAAGCGGGCTATGGCATATTTGCCGGGGCAACACTCCATGAAGTAGCGCATGTCATCGCCGCTTCCGCTCCAGTCGGGCAGCAGGCTGCAGATCTGGCGGTCATCGTCAAGCTGACCCGGGTAGCGCTGCTTGCACCGGTGGCGCTGGGGTTTGGAGTCTGGGAGGCCCGCAGAGAACGCAAACAAGCCGGTCAGCGTGGCGTGAGAACAGGAAGCGTGACAGGTGAGAAAGGGGCACACACGAAGCTGCCCGTTCCCTGGTTTATCGGCGGGTTTCTGCTGATGAGCGGAGTAAATACCCTTGGCTGGATTCCTGAGAAGGTTACAGCAGATTTGCTCGTACTGGCCTATCTGCTGCTGGCAATGGCGATGGCCGGACTCGGGCTTGGGATTGATCTCAAGACATTCGGCAGGATGGGACGGAAGCCGTTTATCGCCGGTCTCACCGGTTCGCTGCTGCTCTCAATGCTGGGATTTCTGCTCATACATGTTCTGGGGGTTGCTTAA
- a CDS encoding class I SAM-dependent methyltransferase: MSYNPEIPRSRYDNYGDREWTRLEKDGHGELLYQVHLDILKRYINLTDKVLEIGAGSGRYTKDIVAMCAELTVTDISSHQMEFNKSKMRELSLIDRIKAYHVLDVLDMSIFEDSSFDCVVCIGGVINYLLDKEKDGIQEMLRVLKPDGVLIVGSMSFIGASLYYLDGIRYEKDQFGLEATRWIFDTGVQDEEHYPVESKHYVHMMRSTEMDALFAQFPVRVRERSSAGLFTQAGDSALENARNDKEFWKLIVEKEIAFTKLQGTLDCGMNIIYVVQKL; this comes from the coding sequence ATGAGTTACAACCCCGAAATTCCAAGAAGCCGCTATGATAACTATGGTGACCGTGAATGGACACGTCTTGAAAAGGATGGGCATGGCGAACTTTTATATCAGGTACATCTTGATATTTTGAAGCGCTATATTAATCTAACCGATAAAGTTTTAGAGATTGGTGCGGGTTCAGGAAGATATACAAAGGATATTGTTGCAATGTGTGCTGAATTGACCGTTACAGATATATCTAGTCATCAAATGGAGTTCAATAAGTCCAAAATGCGCGAGCTATCACTGATTGACAGAATAAAGGCATACCATGTTTTAGATGTTCTTGATATGAGTATTTTTGAAGATTCTTCTTTCGATTGCGTTGTCTGTATCGGTGGTGTAATCAATTATCTTTTGGACAAAGAGAAAGATGGAATACAAGAAATGCTAAGAGTATTAAAACCTGATGGCGTATTGATTGTTGGGTCCATGAGCTTCATTGGCGCTTCGCTTTATTATCTTGATGGTATAAGGTATGAAAAAGACCAGTTCGGGCTTGAAGCGACAAGGTGGATCTTTGATACAGGTGTTCAAGACGAAGAGCATTATCCAGTTGAAAGCAAGCATTACGTCCATATGATGAGAAGCACCGAAATGGATGCTTTATTTGCTCAGTTTCCTGTAAGAGTTCGAGAGAGAAGCTCCGCTGGTTTATTTACGCAAGCAGGAGATTCTGCCTTGGAAAATGCCCGCAACGATAAAGAATTTTGGAAGCTAATTGTTGAAAAAGAGATTGCGTTTACCAAATTACAGGGCACTCTTGATTGTGGAATGAATATCATCTATGTTGTGCAAAAATTGTAA
- the msrA gene encoding peptide-methionine (S)-S-oxide reductase MsrA: MEQAMFAGGCFWCMVTPFEELPGIHGIVSGYAGGTIENPTYEQVKTGTTGHYEVVQITFDPEVFPYEKLLELFWPQIDPTDDGGQFQDRGSQYRTAVFYYNDNQRLAALASKDQVAASGRFEGPVVTEILPAPVFYRAEEYHQDYHKKNPKHYKEDREQSGRDTFISKHW; encoded by the coding sequence ATGGAACAGGCGATGTTTGCTGGAGGCTGCTTCTGGTGCATGGTCACTCCGTTTGAGGAGCTGCCGGGTATACACGGGATTGTGTCCGGCTATGCAGGAGGTACAATCGAGAATCCGACCTACGAACAGGTCAAGACTGGAACAACCGGACATTACGAAGTTGTACAGATCACTTTTGATCCGGAAGTATTTCCATATGAGAAGCTGCTGGAGCTGTTCTGGCCGCAGATTGATCCGACTGACGATGGAGGACAATTTCAGGACCGGGGAAGCCAGTACCGTACAGCGGTGTTTTATTATAACGACAATCAGCGTTTAGCGGCCTTAGCTTCCAAAGATCAGGTTGCGGCCAGCGGCCGATTCGAAGGACCGGTCGTGACGGAAATTCTGCCTGCGCCAGTATTCTACCGGGCTGAAGAATATCATCAGGATTACCATAAAAAGAATCCGAAGCATTACAAAGAGGACCGTGAACAGTCCGGCCGTGATACGTTTATTTCGAAGCACTGGTAA
- a CDS encoding Gfo/Idh/MocA family protein, giving the protein MKKVRFGIIGVGNMGRAHAHNLLKEVKGAELTAVCDISPERLDWAAEQLPEHVQRFSSSEELFESGCIDAVLISTPHYDHPPLAIQAFKHGIHVLIEKPAGVYTKAVQEMNDAAAQSDRIFGIMYNQRTNPLYQKLRELIASGELGEIRRTNWIITNWYRSQSYYNSGGWRATWAGEGGGVLLNQDPHQLDLWQWTTGMMPKRVRAFCHFGKYRNIEVEDDVTAYVEYENGATGLFITTTGEAPGTNRFEITGDNGKIVVEDEKLTFWRLRTPEPEFNAAYTGGFGQPECWKCEIPVDKGSGEQHVGILRNFTNAILTGESLIAPGEEGIHGLTLSNAMYLSAWTDNWVDLPIDADLFYEQLMEKVQNSTFRKEAAGPRTLDVSGSH; this is encoded by the coding sequence ATGAAGAAGGTCCGATTTGGAATTATCGGCGTTGGCAACATGGGCCGGGCCCATGCTCATAACCTGCTGAAAGAGGTGAAAGGAGCCGAATTGACAGCTGTCTGTGATATTAGTCCGGAGCGTCTGGATTGGGCTGCTGAGCAGCTGCCTGAGCATGTACAGCGGTTTAGCAGCAGTGAGGAGCTGTTCGAATCAGGGTGTATTGATGCGGTCTTAATCTCAACACCGCATTATGATCATCCGCCGCTGGCTATTCAGGCTTTTAAGCATGGTATACATGTGCTGATCGAAAAACCGGCGGGCGTATATACGAAGGCCGTGCAGGAAATGAACGATGCTGCCGCACAGAGTGACCGCATATTCGGCATTATGTACAACCAGCGGACGAATCCGCTCTATCAAAAACTGAGAGAGCTGATCGCTTCCGGTGAGCTTGGCGAGATCCGCCGTACCAACTGGATTATTACCAACTGGTACCGTTCGCAGAGCTATTATAACTCCGGCGGCTGGCGGGCAACTTGGGCCGGTGAAGGCGGCGGGGTACTGCTGAATCAGGACCCGCATCAGCTGGATCTCTGGCAGTGGACGACCGGGATGATGCCGAAGCGTGTACGGGCCTTTTGCCATTTCGGCAAATACCGCAACATTGAAGTCGAGGATGATGTAACCGCCTATGTCGAGTACGAGAATGGGGCAACCGGCCTGTTCATCACCACAACGGGGGAAGCGCCGGGAACGAATCGTTTTGAAATTACCGGTGACAACGGAAAAATCGTCGTTGAAGATGAAAAGCTGACCTTCTGGCGGCTGCGTACACCGGAGCCGGAGTTCAATGCCGCCTATACCGGAGGATTCGGACAACCGGAATGCTGGAAATGCGAAATACCGGTAGATAAAGGTAGCGGTGAACAGCATGTTGGCATTTTACGCAACTTCACCAATGCGATTCTCACAGGTGAGTCACTTATAGCACCAGGGGAAGAGGGGATACACGGCCTGACGCTTTCCAATGCCATGTATCTGTCGGCCTGGACGGACAACTGGGTAGATCTGCCGATTGATGCGGACTTATTCTATGAGCAGCTTATGGAGAAAGTACAGAACTCCACCTTCCGTAAAGAGGCTGCCGGCCCCCGCACCCTGGATGTATCAGGATCCCATTAG
- a CDS encoding Gfo/Idh/MocA family protein: MTTLGAAIIGCGAIAPLHAKAIASMEGTQLLAAADSDADQAKAFGEQYGCGVVQDYRELLGRTDIDIVHLCTPHYLHAQMAIDFLNAGKHVLTEKPLAMDVPSARRMLEAADHSKGQLGVVFQNRYNEPSMQIRQTIDGGTLGRLLCMKGIVTWNRSEQYYTESGWRGRWATEGGGVLINQTIHTLDLLQWFGGEISSVSGSVSKDVLDGIIEVEDSAHACITFSNQVRGLFYGTNAYSVNSPVELELVFEHGTLLQRRDCLYLWKDGREELLCEPSAAANGGKSYWGRGHQRLIHDFYDHIRERREFWLNGREGIKALEVIAGIYSSPGSQRIIPATAKGLHSN; the protein is encoded by the coding sequence ATGACTACACTTGGAGCAGCCATTATCGGCTGCGGGGCTATTGCTCCCCTCCATGCGAAGGCGATTGCCTCTATGGAAGGTACACAACTGCTGGCCGCGGCAGATAGCGATGCTGATCAGGCAAAAGCCTTCGGAGAGCAGTACGGCTGCGGGGTTGTGCAGGACTACCGTGAGCTTCTGGGGAGAACAGATATTGACATCGTGCATTTGTGTACGCCCCATTACCTGCATGCGCAGATGGCCATTGATTTCCTGAATGCCGGCAAGCATGTCTTAACTGAAAAACCCTTGGCCATGGATGTACCTTCTGCACGGCGGATGCTGGAAGCCGCGGATCACAGCAAAGGTCAGCTTGGCGTCGTATTCCAGAACCGTTACAATGAGCCTTCCATGCAGATCAGGCAGACAATAGATGGCGGGACGCTTGGGCGTCTGCTCTGTATGAAGGGCATAGTCACTTGGAACCGCAGTGAGCAGTACTATACGGAGAGCGGCTGGAGGGGCAGATGGGCGACAGAAGGCGGCGGCGTACTGATTAATCAGACCATCCATACGCTGGATCTCCTGCAGTGGTTCGGCGGTGAAATATCGTCAGTCAGCGGAAGTGTGAGTAAGGATGTGCTGGACGGGATCATCGAGGTGGAAGACAGCGCCCATGCCTGCATCACTTTTAGTAACCAGGTGCGGGGGCTTTTCTATGGCACTAATGCTTACTCGGTTAATTCACCTGTAGAGCTGGAGCTGGTGTTTGAACATGGAACCCTGCTGCAGCGCCGGGACTGCCTTTATCTGTGGAAAGACGGCCGTGAGGAGCTATTGTGTGAGCCTAGTGCGGCAGCTAACGGTGGTAAATCGTACTGGGGGAGAGGACATCAGCGGTTAATCCATGATTTTTATGACCATATCCGGGAGAGACGAGAGTTCTGGCTGAACGGCCGCGAAGGAATAAAAGCACTGGAAGTCATCGCTGGTATCTACAGTTCCCCGGGAAGCCAGAGAATTATTCCCGCAACCGCCAAGGGGCTTCACTCAAATTGA
- a CDS encoding helix-turn-helix domain-containing protein, which produces MNHPGNLTGRLLQNLTVRVTHAQLSSKYPGWDRSKETPSFNRLYFIDSGEGKVIINGETYHPHAGHLMIMPAGTTQTTMTSPRNPYIRYYCHFDAQIGEWPLFHSAGKLYISEVADPDAVRAIFNELIALFEDDSFLSTLRRQASLLQLLALCLEGGGYANFLDDLAHTGDQGKLANVLGYIDEHLSQPMEVEVLAELVHLHPNYFIPYFKKFMGMPPMQYVQLKRMELAKRLLSGSKFSIGGIAEQVGMELTHFSKVFKKTAGVSPSAYRSSTR; this is translated from the coding sequence ATGAATCATCCCGGCAATCTGACCGGACGGCTGCTGCAGAATCTGACGGTTAGAGTCACCCATGCCCAGCTCAGCAGCAAATATCCCGGTTGGGACCGCAGCAAGGAGACGCCCTCCTTCAACCGGCTGTATTTCATTGACAGCGGAGAAGGCAAAGTGATCATTAATGGGGAGACCTATCATCCGCATGCCGGCCATTTGATGATTATGCCGGCGGGAACAACCCAAACGACCATGACCTCTCCTCGCAATCCATATATCCGCTATTACTGTCATTTCGATGCTCAGATCGGAGAATGGCCTTTGTTTCACAGTGCAGGCAAGCTTTATATCAGCGAGGTTGCTGATCCGGATGCTGTGCGTGCTATTTTTAATGAGCTGATCGCTTTATTCGAGGATGACAGTTTTCTCTCAACCCTGCGGAGACAGGCGAGTCTGCTTCAATTGCTTGCCCTCTGCCTGGAAGGCGGCGGTTATGCCAATTTCCTCGATGATCTGGCGCATACCGGTGACCAGGGTAAACTCGCCAATGTCTTAGGATACATAGATGAGCATCTGAGTCAGCCGATGGAGGTCGAGGTGCTGGCTGAACTTGTGCATCTTCACCCAAATTACTTTATACCCTACTTCAAGAAATTCATGGGTATGCCCCCGATGCAGTATGTTCAGCTCAAGCGGATGGAGCTGGCCAAACGGCTGCTTTCAGGTTCAAAGTTCAGCATCGGCGGCATTGCTGAGCAGGTAGGCATGGAATTGACCCACTTCTCCAAGGTGTTCAAGAAAACCGCTGGTGTCTCTCCGTCTGCTTACCGCAGCAGTACCAGATAA
- a CDS encoding sugar phosphate isomerase/epimerase family protein has product MKQTTIAAQMYTLREFTQTPEGLRAAFLKLKDIGYQAVQISGIGKIDPQLVKQYADEAGLTICATHVSWDRLVNDLEALAAEHKLWNCKYIGLGSLPGEYQDSQESYRTFARLASEIARTLQKEHGLQFIYHNHDFEFERVDGVTGIDVLVEESDADALGFELDLYWVQAGGGSPVDWVRKVQDRMQVVHLKDMAVVDRKQVFAEIGEGNMNYEDIIKACRETGVEWYVVEQDVCRRDPFESLAISLNYLQKLL; this is encoded by the coding sequence ATGAAACAGACAACGATCGCTGCACAAATGTACACATTGCGAGAATTTACCCAAACCCCGGAAGGTTTACGGGCGGCTTTTCTGAAACTGAAAGATATCGGATATCAAGCGGTGCAGATTTCCGGGATTGGCAAGATTGATCCGCAGCTGGTCAAGCAGTATGCCGATGAGGCAGGGCTTACGATCTGTGCGACCCATGTGTCCTGGGACCGGCTGGTGAATGATCTGGAGGCTCTTGCTGCTGAACATAAGCTGTGGAATTGCAAATACATTGGTCTCGGCTCACTACCGGGCGAATATCAGGACAGTCAGGAGAGCTACCGCACATTCGCGCGGCTGGCTTCAGAAATCGCCCGTACCCTGCAAAAAGAGCATGGCTTGCAATTCATCTATCATAATCATGATTTTGAATTTGAGCGCGTAGACGGAGTTACTGGCATCGATGTGCTGGTGGAGGAAAGTGACGCTGATGCGCTCGGCTTTGAGCTGGATTTGTACTGGGTTCAGGCCGGCGGGGGAAGTCCGGTAGACTGGGTCCGCAAGGTACAGGACAGGATGCAGGTGGTGCATCTGAAGGATATGGCTGTTGTAGACCGAAAACAGGTGTTTGCCGAGATAGGCGAAGGGAACATGAACTATGAAGACATTATTAAAGCCTGCCGTGAGACCGGTGTGGAGTGGTACGTTGTGGAACAGGATGTCTGCCGCCGTGATCCGTTTGAGAGCCTGGCAATCAGCCTGAACTATTTGCAGAAGCTTTTATAG
- a CDS encoding LysR family transcriptional regulator, with protein MITDAMRVFVTVAEQRHFSRAGELLNLSQPGVSLHIRNLENELGSKLLHRSPKEVRLTEAGAILYKHAKQILAHYEEAGREIQLLQDEVTGSLHLGASFTIGEYILPGRLAEFAKQYPQVNLQVTIGNTEEIIAAVKANVLDMGFIEGETGDAELDIIPYMKDEMILVAASGHPLAGALTTDYDLLQNQIWVLREPGSGTRAYSDHFLQEGSLSAKRAYVFNSSQGIKEAVAAGLGITLISRWIVRKELASGEIAELRVRQKLPDRDFLIIRRKENTVAMANRVFMEKLLLSKENKFSE; from the coding sequence ATGATTACTGATGCAATGCGGGTATTCGTAACGGTCGCAGAACAGCGTCATTTCTCACGGGCCGGTGAACTGCTCAATCTCTCCCAGCCGGGAGTAAGCCTGCATATCCGCAACCTGGAGAATGAGCTGGGCAGCAAGCTGCTGCACCGTTCCCCGAAGGAAGTACGGCTGACAGAGGCTGGTGCGATACTCTACAAACATGCCAAACAAATCCTGGCTCATTATGAGGAAGCCGGGCGTGAGATACAGCTGCTGCAGGATGAGGTTACTGGCAGCCTCCATCTGGGAGCCAGCTTTACAATCGGGGAGTATATCTTGCCGGGGAGGCTGGCTGAATTCGCCAAGCAATATCCGCAAGTGAATCTTCAGGTCACAATCGGCAATACGGAGGAGATTATTGCAGCCGTAAAAGCTAATGTGCTGGATATGGGCTTCATCGAAGGCGAAACCGGTGATGCTGAACTGGATATTATTCCTTATATGAAGGATGAGATGATCCTCGTTGCCGCTTCTGGACATCCGCTCGCCGGAGCGCTCACCACTGATTATGACCTGCTGCAGAATCAGATCTGGGTGCTGCGTGAGCCCGGCTCCGGGACCCGTGCTTACAGCGATCATTTCCTGCAGGAAGGCAGCCTTTCAGCTAAACGTGCTTACGTATTTAACAGCAGCCAGGGAATCAAAGAAGCCGTTGCCGCCGGTCTCGGAATTACGCTGATCTCACGCTGGATTGTACGCAAAGAACTGGCCAGCGGAGAAATAGCAGAACTGCGGGTCCGGCAGAAGCTTCCAGACAGAGATTTCCTGATCATCCGCCGCAAGGAGAATACCGTTGCGATGGCCAACCGTGTATTTATGGAGAAGCTGCTTTTGTCAAAAGAAAATAAATTTTCAGAGTGA
- a CDS encoding DUF6803 family protein → MNMTHYMSLLADNQPWNLILFMAIPVIFAETITVTEFIILFTKKLNGPLRAFNRVCSILAGLYFTGVFLYLFPTAFVPLTVNGEWHTWVDVVAVGFYLSGVLFLLPLALLDLGLIARKRSEESKLKLHFMLISGFLVVAHIAMIFGMVNPEIINGMAGMNH, encoded by the coding sequence ATGAATATGACACACTATATGTCCCTGCTTGCGGACAACCAGCCATGGAATCTGATTTTATTTATGGCGATTCCCGTTATTTTTGCAGAGACGATTACAGTCACTGAGTTTATTATTTTGTTCACCAAAAAACTAAACGGACCGCTGAGAGCATTCAACCGGGTATGCAGTATCCTGGCCGGTCTTTATTTTACCGGAGTGTTTCTTTACCTGTTCCCGACTGCATTTGTACCACTCACGGTGAACGGCGAATGGCACACCTGGGTCGATGTTGTCGCGGTAGGCTTTTACTTGAGCGGGGTGCTTTTCCTGCTGCCGTTAGCCCTGCTCGACCTGGGTCTGATCGCCCGTAAACGTTCGGAGGAGAGCAAGCTGAAGCTGCACTTTATGTTGATCAGCGGTTTCCTGGTAGTCGCACATATCGCAATGATTTTTGGTATGGTCAACCCGGAGATTATTAACGGAATGGCAGGCATGAACCACTAA
- a CDS encoding glycoside hydrolase family 64 protein has protein sequence MRKKWLMPVLALLLLISCFPLSGSKAAAADYTQGVSLSGTTATIWFKSTVSTTWVDAHYKINNGTQLNYRMTYNSSTARYEQVVTGVASGTVISYSYTYNNGNPAYDTGWFTYTAAGATPTTPPGSSGSIYSIAASSIPTAPSGSLSLKVMNGTGGAYSDSQVYWGVLGINPANGKWSYLDLNGNLLPISTALNDASGHLTKNGINYANIYHTVSQASWVNMPKITSGRMFLSVGTPLYIKTYDDGFAGPDINNASDPNRNIYFDFVEFTVDATGYHGNTTRVDAFGFPIQHRLVSLSGSYDQTVGELESETRAGIFTKYQNEVPAAFKSLATDQAPYRIIAPIHGSFAAGGANANYFAGYSSYNTQDILRCDGALTDAATAAAINRHVYTTSNWNNVANYYNAAPANYYAKFWHDHSISGLAYGFPYDDVNGQAAYLEVGDPKGLIIRVAW, from the coding sequence ATGAGAAAAAAATGGCTAATGCCCGTACTCGCGCTTTTGCTGCTGATCTCCTGCTTCCCCCTGTCTGGTTCCAAAGCCGCAGCAGCTGACTACACACAAGGTGTGAGTCTATCGGGTACCACAGCAACCATCTGGTTCAAATCGACCGTCAGTACTACATGGGTAGATGCGCATTACAAGATCAACAACGGGACCCAGCTTAATTACCGTATGACCTACAACAGCAGCACTGCCCGTTATGAGCAGGTGGTGACTGGCGTTGCCAGCGGCACGGTAATCAGTTATTCTTATACCTATAACAACGGAAATCCTGCATATGATACAGGCTGGTTTACTTACACCGCTGCCGGTGCTACACCTACGACACCACCGGGTTCATCCGGTTCGATCTATTCGATTGCCGCTTCTTCTATTCCAACGGCACCAAGCGGCTCACTGTCGCTTAAGGTAATGAACGGAACCGGAGGCGCTTATTCAGACAGCCAGGTCTATTGGGGCGTTCTAGGCATTAATCCGGCCAACGGCAAATGGAGTTATTTGGATCTGAACGGCAATCTCCTACCTATCTCCACTGCACTTAATGACGCTTCCGGGCATCTGACTAAAAACGGTATCAATTACGCCAATATCTATCATACCGTCAGCCAGGCCTCTTGGGTGAATATGCCTAAGATCACCTCCGGGCGGATGTTCCTCAGTGTCGGCACCCCTCTGTACATCAAGACCTATGACGACGGCTTCGCCGGTCCGGACATCAACAATGCATCCGATCCGAACCGTAATATCTATTTTGATTTTGTGGAATTTACTGTAGATGCAACAGGATACCATGGGAATACAACACGAGTAGATGCTTTTGGCTTCCCGATCCAGCACCGTCTGGTGAGCCTGTCCGGCTCCTATGATCAGACAGTGGGTGAACTGGAATCGGAGACCCGTGCGGGAATCTTCACTAAATATCAGAACGAAGTGCCAGCCGCTTTTAAATCGCTGGCTACGGATCAAGCCCCGTACCGCATTATTGCACCGATTCATGGTTCCTTTGCGGCTGGGGGGGCTAATGCCAATTATTTTGCCGGATATTCCAGCTACAACACCCAGGATATTCTGCGCTGTGACGGTGCACTCACCGATGCCGCAACTGCCGCTGCGATCAACCGACATGTCTACACTACCAGCAACTGGAACAATGTAGCGAATTATTATAATGCAGCACCTGCCAACTACTATGCGAAGTTCTGGCATGACCACAGCATCAGCGGCCTGGCTTACGGCTTCCCGTATGATGATGTCAATGGTCAGGCAGCTTATCTGGAGGTCGGTGACCCTAAAGGTCTGATCATCCGTGTTGCCTGGTAA
- a CDS encoding Gfo/Idh/MocA family protein, producing MNRKNGMMYAPTHEARPVVGPGEFTFAAIALDHGHIYGMCNGLVEAGAVLKWVYDPDEAKVKAFTAVYPGVRAARNAEEILEDPEVRLVAAAAVPSERAGLGLRVMAHGKDYFTDKTPFTSLAQLADVRIQAAETKRKYMTYFSERLHVESAVYAGHMVEQGAIGRVIQVIGMGPHRLNAASRPEWFFKRENYGGILCDIGSHQIEQFLFYAGCRDAKVLHSKVANYNNAAYPELEDFGDATLVGDNGATQYFRVDWFTPEGLGTWGDGRTIIMGTEGYIELRKYSDIARSDARDHVYWVDGQGEHYEHVAGKVGYPFFGELILDCLQRSELAMTQEHVFKAAELCLIAQAEAMNLTPETLK from the coding sequence ATGAACCGGAAAAATGGGATGATGTACGCACCTACACATGAAGCTCGTCCGGTGGTAGGGCCGGGAGAATTCACTTTTGCAGCGATTGCATTGGATCACGGCCACATCTACGGGATGTGCAACGGGCTTGTGGAAGCTGGCGCAGTGCTGAAATGGGTCTACGATCCAGATGAGGCCAAGGTCAAAGCCTTCACCGCCGTCTATCCGGGGGTCAGAGCCGCCCGCAACGCCGAAGAGATTCTTGAGGATCCTGAAGTCCGGCTGGTTGCAGCTGCAGCTGTTCCCTCTGAACGGGCAGGTCTGGGACTTAGAGTCATGGCGCACGGGAAGGATTATTTTACGGACAAGACACCGTTTACTTCGCTTGCCCAGCTAGCGGATGTGCGGATTCAGGCGGCAGAGACCAAGCGCAAATACATGACTTATTTCAGCGAACGGCTGCATGTAGAAAGCGCTGTTTACGCCGGACATATGGTAGAGCAGGGCGCGATCGGCCGTGTCATTCAAGTGATTGGCATGGGCCCGCACCGCTTGAATGCGGCAAGCCGGCCGGAGTGGTTCTTCAAGCGTGAGAACTACGGCGGTATTCTCTGCGACATCGGCAGCCACCAGATCGAGCAGTTTCTCTTTTACGCGGGCTGCCGCGATGCTAAGGTGCTGCACAGTAAAGTTGCCAATTATAATAATGCTGCTTACCCTGAACTTGAAGATTTCGGCGATGCAACGCTTGTCGGGGACAATGGGGCTACACAGTATTTTCGCGTGGACTGGTTTACGCCGGAGGGACTCGGAACCTGGGGTGACGGCCGGACGATTATTATGGGGACCGAAGGTTATATCGAGCTGCGCAAGTACAGTGATATTGCCCGTTCCGATGCCAGAGATCATGTCTATTGGGTAGACGGTCAGGGCGAGCATTATGAGCATGTCGCAGGCAAGGTGGGCTATCCCTTCTTTGGGGAGCTGATTCTGGATTGTCTGCAGCGAAGCGAGCTTGCAATGACCCAGGAGCATGTCTTCAAAGCTGCAGAGCTGTGCCTGATCGCACAGGCTGAAGCAATGAATCTTACACCAGAAACACTGAAATAG